The DNA sequence TATGAATGAAAAGCAAAACATGAGGTAGGCGTATGAAATCCAACAATCAATACCATATCTATGCACTGACCACCATCGTGTTTTGGTCACTGGCCTTTGTGTTGACAAGATTGGCTATGCAATATTTTACCGCCTTTTCATTGGGGTTTCTCAGGTACTTTATTGCGTCCTGTACTCTCCTGCTTATTGCTATAGCAACCAAAATGCAGCTGCCGCATAAAAAGGATTTGCTCTGGTTTGTGTTGGCAGGTGCGCTGGGCTTTTTTATTTATATGATCGCATTTAATCAAGGGCAAAAATCGGTTACGGCCACCACGGGCAGCATTGTAATTGCTACTGTTCCTGTTCTTACAGCCTTAATTGCTAGGGTTGTCTATGACGAAAAACTGAGTGTTTCCCAATGGTTGGGCATTGGAGTGGAATTTGCAGGTGTAGCTGTTCTAACCTTACTAAATGGTGTTTTATCCGTTAATATAGGGATGCTTTGGTTATTTCTCGCAGCCTTGTCGCTTAGTCTTTACAATCTCTTGCAGCGCAAGCTGACAAAGAGCTACACAGCACTGCAAACTTCCGGGTTTAGTATTTTTTTCGGCACAATCCTACTCTCTGTTTTTCTGCCAGATTCGGTGAAAGAAGCTTCCAATGCTCCTTGGATTCAGTGGGTCTACCTTATAATACTTGGCATATTTTCAAGTGCAATTGCCTATGTTACATGGTCAAAAGCCTTTGCAAAGGCACAACAAACCTCTCAGGTCAGCAACTATATGTTTATCACTCCGTTTTTAACAAGCATTTTGGGCTTTTTGATTGCAGGCGAAACTCCGGAACCTGCAACCTTTATTGGTGGCGGAATTATTATGCTGGGCATTTTCATTTTCAACTTTGGGAGTGGACTTTGCAAACGGGTGCGTGCGTGTCAGCGGCAGTAATAAAATGAGAAAAGCGCTCTGACCGGTAAAGTCCAAAGTCCAGCCAGAAACCGGTGACCGATGTCACAGAGCCCAGCCTATCTCGAATCCGTTTTAGGTGAAACAGGATGTTGATAAGTTGCTGTGTCAAGTAAGTATAATCTAACAACGTCTAATCAATCGGGGAAACTGGAGGCCGCCTTGAATAAGCGCATTACAAGGCCAAAAATTATGCTTGACAGGCCGTAAAACCCATGCTATGCTGTTGAAACAACAGAAGATACTCGTGAGGGAGTAGTTTGCGCAGGATTTTGCGTGGCAAGTCAACATACTGACCTGATCTGTGAGATCATATGGTCTGGCTTGTCTTAAAGAACGAGACTCATGTATGGGCTTTGCCATACATGAGTCTTTTTTTGACCCAAGTATGGTACAAACTATACTTGGGTCTTTTTTGTTGGAGAAACGTAAGGGGAGTTTTTATGATGAGTGAGTTTATGGAAAAAAAAGAAGCGCTGTTCGAACAATTGCATACCGATCCTGTAATCGGGTTAACAGAAGTACAGGTCGAGAAAAATCGGCAGCAGCATGGGAGTAATACACTGACCCGGCAAAAGTCGGAATCCCTGCTGCGGCGGATCTGGAACGCCGCAACCGAGCCTATGATTATCATGTTGATTATGGCGGGCGTCATCGCCCTTGTGGTTAACACCATTCGGGGTGTCACCGGCGGTGAAGCCGACTTCCTGGAATGTGTCGGCATCTTTGCGGCTATCTCCCTCTCTGTTATCATCACCGTGGTTATGGAAGGTAAGAGTGCCAAAGCGTTTGATGCTCTTTCCAAAATCAGCGACAACACCGTCATTAAAGCCATGCGTGGCGGTAATACGGTTATGATGAACCAGGAAGATATTGTTGCAGGTGATATTCTCCTGCTTTCCACCGGCGACAAAATCCCGGCCGACGGCAGACTGCTCGAAAGTGTGGGCCTGACCGCAGACGAATCGGCATTAACTGGGGAAAGCGTACCGGCAAAAAAGGACGCGGACTTCGAAATCGGGGACGAAAAGACGCCCCTAGCCGAGCGCACCAACATGCTCTACCGGGGAAACTTTATCACAAATGGCTACTGTAAAATGATAGTCACCGCTGTGGGCGATTCCACCGAATTCGGCAAGATCGCCCGGGAACTGACCGAGACAAAGCAAACCAGCACACCACTTCAGGAAAAGTTGGCCAAGCTGGGTAAAACCATCACTGTCCTCGGCGTGATTGCGGCTTCTATTGTGTTCATCTCCCAGCTTATTTCCTTTGCCATGCATGGCGGATTGGTGCTGGATGAGGTCATGGAAGCCTTTGTCACCAGCATTGTGCTGATTGTCGCCGCTGTTCCCGAAGGGCTGCCTACCATCGTAGCGGTGTCCCTTTCCATCAACATCATCAAGCTTTCAAAGCAGAATGCGTTGGTTAAGAAGATGATCGCCTCCGAGACAGTTGGTTGCATCAACGTGATTTGCTCAGACAAAACAGGTACCCTCACCGAAAACAAAATGACGGTTGGCGCATACTACGACACAGCTTGGCATATCGATACATCCGAGATGGCCTGCGATTGGCTGGTTCACAACATCTGCCTCAACACTACAGCCGATATTGGTGAGGACGGAACTTTTATCGGGAACCCCACCGAATGCGCTATGCTGAACTTCTATGAAAAATCGGCGCAGAGGAAAAACAGTGGCAAGACCTACCAAAATGAGCGGGAAGAACATGAGATCATGCACGCTTTTCCCTTCAGCTCTGAACTCAAGCATATGACCACCATCTCCAAGGTGGACGGCAGGATCATTTCCTATGTGAAGGGCAGCCCAGAGAGTGTCTTTGCCATGTGCAATTTGACTGCTCAGGAACAGGCAGAAATTGAGAAATTCATTATGCAGGCGCAAGAAAAAGCCATGCGTGTGCTGGCCTTCGCCCATAAAGAACTTCCCTCCATGCGGGACTATGAAGAGGAAGCCGAGCATCAGGAAATGGAAAGCAACATGGTCTTTGACGGCTTTGTTGCCATATCCGATCCGCTGCGAGGCGACGTCTATGATTCTGTCAAATCTTGTAGGGCGGCGGGTGTAGACCTTAAAATCCTCACCGGCGACAACATCGTGACCGCCACAGCCATTGCCAATGAGCTGCATATTCTGGAAAATGGCAACGTGGCGGTGGAGGCCAAGGATATTGCCGAACTGAGCGATGAAGAGCTGACCGCTAAGCTGCCATCTATTAGTGTTATCGCCCGCAGCACGCCGACCATCAAGATGCGTGTTGTGAAACTCCTCAAAGCTGAGGGCAATGTAGTGGCGGTGACCGGCGATGGCATAAACGATGCACCGGCACTGAAGAACGCCGATGTGGGCATCGCTATGGGAATCTCGGGTACAGAAGTCTCGAAAGAGGCCAGTGACATCGTGCTTCTGGATGACTCTTTCTCCACCATTGTCAAAGCGGTGAAGTGGGGCCGCAACATTTACGAGAACTTCAAGAGGTTTATCAGCTTCCAGCTCACCGTAAATCTTTCCTCAGTCATTGTAGTGTTCACATCCATTTTGATGGGGCTGAAAGCACCCTTTACTGCCCTGCAACTCCTGTGGATCAACATCATCATGGATGGCCCTCCGGCGCTGACCCTGGGCTTGGAGCCCAACTACGACGACCTGATGAGCCGCCCGCCGACAAAGCGGAACGAGAGTATTGTTTCAAAGCCCATGTTGGGACGCATTGCCATCACCGGTATCTACATGTCTGTGGTGTTCCTATGCCAGTATGTTTTTAACTTCTTGGGTGCGACAGAGGCACAAATGCCAACCGTTCTGTTCACTCTATTTACTCTGTTCCAGCTCTTTAATGCCTTTAACTGCCGAGAGCTGCACAGCACCAGTATCTTCAAAAATCTGCTCAAGAATAAGCTGATGCTGCTTGTGGTGGGCTGCACGTTCATCCTACAAATTATGATTATCCAGTTTGCCGGGGCATTTTTTGGTACTATCCCGCTGGATCTAATGATGTGGCTTAAAATTTTTGGCGTTGCGGTCACGGTGGTTGTCTTGTCCGAATTGATTAAGATGTTTTGGCGCGGCGTTAAGAAGCGGGCATGAGGAATAAAAGCGTAAAAAATTAAAAATAGCGGAAGTGCCGATTGTCCGGCGCTTCCGCATATCTATTGCTTAAGAACCACCGGCTTTGCCGGTGGAGAAAGACCTTATAGGTATGGACAAGAAAAAAGCTCCCCGATATATTAAAAGTTAAGGTCTGCCAACCTAACTAAAAAATCGAGGAGGTCTTTAAATGAAAGACATAAACAGTTTAGAACATACCAAGTGGAGATGTCAATACCACGTAGTATTTGCACCAAAATACAGGAGACAAGTAATATATCGGGAAATTAAAGCAGACATAGGGTTTATCCTAAGGAAATTGTGTGATCAAAAAGGGGTAGAAATTATAGAAGCGAACGCATGCCCAGATCACATCCATATGCTAATCAGTATACCACCAAAGTTTAGTGTATCGCAGATAATGGGGTATCTAAAAGGGAAGAGCAGCTTA is a window from the Oscillospiraceae bacterium MB08-C2-2 genome containing:
- a CDS encoding DMT family transporter codes for the protein MKSNNQYHIYALTTIVFWSLAFVLTRLAMQYFTAFSLGFLRYFIASCTLLLIAIATKMQLPHKKDLLWFVLAGALGFFIYMIAFNQGQKSVTATTGSIVIATVPVLTALIARVVYDEKLSVSQWLGIGVEFAGVAVLTLLNGVLSVNIGMLWLFLAALSLSLYNLLQRKLTKSYTALQTSGFSIFFGTILLSVFLPDSVKEASNAPWIQWVYLIILGIFSSAIAYVTWSKAFAKAQQTSQVSNYMFITPFLTSILGFLIAGETPEPATFIGGGIIMLGIFIFNFGSGLCKRVRACQRQ
- a CDS encoding calcium-translocating P-type ATPase, PMCA-type, which encodes MEKKEALFEQLHTDPVIGLTEVQVEKNRQQHGSNTLTRQKSESLLRRIWNAATEPMIIMLIMAGVIALVVNTIRGVTGGEADFLECVGIFAAISLSVIITVVMEGKSAKAFDALSKISDNTVIKAMRGGNTVMMNQEDIVAGDILLLSTGDKIPADGRLLESVGLTADESALTGESVPAKKDADFEIGDEKTPLAERTNMLYRGNFITNGYCKMIVTAVGDSTEFGKIARELTETKQTSTPLQEKLAKLGKTITVLGVIAASIVFISQLISFAMHGGLVLDEVMEAFVTSIVLIVAAVPEGLPTIVAVSLSINIIKLSKQNALVKKMIASETVGCINVICSDKTGTLTENKMTVGAYYDTAWHIDTSEMACDWLVHNICLNTTADIGEDGTFIGNPTECAMLNFYEKSAQRKNSGKTYQNEREEHEIMHAFPFSSELKHMTTISKVDGRIISYVKGSPESVFAMCNLTAQEQAEIEKFIMQAQEKAMRVLAFAHKELPSMRDYEEEAEHQEMESNMVFDGFVAISDPLRGDVYDSVKSCRAAGVDLKILTGDNIVTATAIANELHILENGNVAVEAKDIAELSDEELTAKLPSISVIARSTPTIKMRVVKLLKAEGNVVAVTGDGINDAPALKNADVGIAMGISGTEVSKEASDIVLLDDSFSTIVKAVKWGRNIYENFKRFISFQLTVNLSSVIVVFTSILMGLKAPFTALQLLWINIIMDGPPALTLGLEPNYDDLMSRPPTKRNESIVSKPMLGRIAITGIYMSVVFLCQYVFNFLGATEAQMPTVLFTLFTLFQLFNAFNCRELHSTSIFKNLLKNKLMLLVVGCTFILQIMIIQFAGAFFGTIPLDLMMWLKIFGVAVTVVVLSELIKMFWRGVKKRA
- the tnpA gene encoding IS200/IS605 family transposase, with translation MKDINSLEHTKWRCQYHVVFAPKYRRQVIYREIKADIGFILRKLCDQKGVEIIEANACPDHIHMLISIPPKFSVSQIMGYLKGKSSLMIFDRHANLKYKYGNRHFWARGYYVDTVGRNKKQIQEYIKKQLEEDELSDQMSLKEYTDPFTGSKNTKA